The proteins below are encoded in one region of Alistipes indistinctus YIT 12060:
- a CDS encoding SIMPL domain-containing protein (The SIMPL domain is named for its presence in mouse protein SIMPL (signalling molecule that associates with mouse pelle-like kinase). Bacterial member BP26, from Brucella, was shown to assemble into a channel-like structure, while YggE from E. coli has been associated with resistance to oxidative stress.) — protein MKKLMIAAAALLLSAPLFAQEKNFIDQPYLEVNGRAEMEVAPDEIYVRITINEQDSKGKVTVLQQEKDMVRRLKDLGIDVEKKLVVQDMSSDLFKRKDVSTSKTYQLEVNSATQLAHVFQALQAVGISDASIERTDVSNMDELRQQVRAAAAKAAQQNAQVLASALGQKAGKALFVQDYSYSARPYANIMMAKSAVMDMATEATAAPTLEFEKIKIEHSVMVRFVLE, from the coding sequence ATGAAAAAATTGATGATTGCCGCTGCCGCGCTTTTGCTGTCGGCACCCCTGTTCGCCCAGGAGAAGAATTTTATAGATCAACCTTACCTCGAAGTGAACGGCCGGGCCGAAATGGAAGTGGCGCCCGATGAAATTTACGTGCGTATTACGATCAACGAGCAGGATTCCAAAGGAAAGGTAACCGTACTCCAGCAGGAAAAGGATATGGTCCGCCGGCTGAAAGATCTGGGCATTGATGTGGAGAAAAAACTCGTCGTGCAGGATATGTCGAGCGACCTGTTCAAACGCAAGGACGTTTCCACTTCGAAGACCTACCAACTGGAGGTAAATTCGGCCACCCAGCTCGCGCACGTTTTCCAGGCGTTGCAGGCAGTCGGTATCTCCGATGCTTCGATCGAGCGTACCGACGTTTCGAATATGGACGAATTGCGCCAGCAGGTACGAGCTGCGGCAGCCAAAGCCGCCCAGCAGAATGCGCAGGTGCTTGCCTCCGCACTCGGACAAAAGGCCGGCAAGGCGCTTTTCGTACAGGATTACAGTTACAGCGCCCGCCCTTATGCCAATATCATGATGGCCAAGAGTGCCGTGATGGACATGGCGACAGAGGCAACGGCCGCTCCGACGCTCGAATTCGAGAAAATTAAGATCGAGCACTCGGTCATGGTGCGTTTTGTCCTCGAATAA
- the mnmD gene encoding tRNA (5-methylaminomethyl-2-thiouridine)(34)-methyltransferase MnmD codes for MNFSEDPINPFIEPDGLIEPEIEPTDDGSQTLRHPLFGETYHSVRGAEGEARHVYIDAGFHYILEANDRFRAKAGNGADRKTTSVAALRIFEMGFGSGLNAWLTARAAAGTGRRVEYIALEHYPVAMGTVQGLGYAADPLFVALHQAPWNEAVPATESFSLKKVAASLLNYRFDTTFDLVYFDAFAPDAQPELWTREVFAKLFAALHSEGVLVTYSAKGMVKENLRAAGFEVHRLPGALGKHHMLRAVKR; via the coding sequence ATGAATTTTAGCGAAGATCCGATCAATCCATTTATTGAACCAGACGGGCTAATCGAACCGGAGATCGAGCCGACGGACGACGGTTCGCAGACGCTCCGGCATCCGTTATTCGGGGAGACTTACCACTCTGTGCGCGGAGCGGAAGGAGAGGCCCGGCATGTCTATATCGATGCGGGGTTTCACTATATTCTGGAGGCCAATGACAGGTTCAGGGCCAAGGCTGGTAATGGGGCTGATCGTAAGACCACTTCTGTTGCTGCGCTGCGTATTTTCGAAATGGGATTCGGCAGCGGCCTGAATGCCTGGCTGACTGCCCGGGCCGCGGCCGGTACTGGTCGCAGGGTCGAATATATAGCGCTGGAACATTATCCGGTGGCAATGGGGACGGTGCAAGGGCTCGGTTATGCCGCCGATCCGCTTTTTGTGGCCTTGCATCAGGCGCCGTGGAATGAGGCCGTTCCGGCTACGGAGAGCTTTTCACTTAAAAAGGTGGCGGCCTCTTTGCTAAATTACCGATTTGACACTACCTTTGATTTGGTTTATTTCGATGCGTTTGCACCCGATGCGCAGCCTGAACTGTGGACCCGGGAGGTGTTTGCAAAATTATTTGCGGCGTTGCATTCCGAAGGAGTGTTGGTAACCTATTCCGCAAAGGGAATGGTTAAAGAGAATCTTCGTGCGGCCGGGTTTGAAGTGCACAGGTTACCCGGCGCACTCGGTAAACACCATATGCTTCGGGCGGTAAAACGCTGA
- a CDS encoding cytidine deaminase: MSKQEFTFDYAHYAPLDALPESDRELAARAADACGTAYAPYSGFRVGAAALLEDGTILTASNQESEVFPSGMCAERSLLYYLQANFSGVRIVALATASVPGERECYPCGACRQVLADTEKRQGSPIRVVMCSGHSATVVQEARQLLPFTFEL, encoded by the coding sequence ATGAGCAAGCAAGAGTTTACATTCGATTATGCGCATTATGCGCCGCTGGATGCGCTGCCGGAGTCCGACCGGGAACTTGCCGCCCGTGCAGCTGATGCGTGCGGAACGGCTTATGCCCCCTATTCAGGGTTTCGGGTGGGGGCGGCTGCATTGCTTGAGGACGGGACGATCCTTACGGCGAGCAACCAGGAGAGCGAGGTGTTTCCATCCGGCATGTGTGCCGAGCGAAGCCTGCTCTATTATCTGCAGGCCAACTTCAGTGGCGTGCGCATTGTCGCGCTGGCCACCGCGTCGGTACCGGGCGAGCGCGAGTGCTACCCGTGCGGCGCCTGTCGGCAGGTGCTTGCCGATACCGAAAAACGACAGGGTTCCCCGATCCGCGTGGTGATGTGCTCCGGACACAGTGCTACGGTAGTACAGGAAGCGCGGCAGTTGTTACCCTTTACTTTTGAATTGTAA